The region CGCAAAATGAAGCAGCAGCGGATCGATGTATTATGGCCCCGAGAAAAAAACGGGCTGCAGTGGGGCCGGATGAAAGAGTGGCCGACTTCAGCCCCGATTGCAACGTCCTTGAGGAGACAACTTCACCCTCGGCCACGAGGACTTCGATCGGAGGTCGTGATCTGCCTACCGTTCTGTTTTTCACCAAAGCCTGCCATATATGGAATGGCTTACCTGCACGCAGCGGAAAATCCGTGATCAAACTGCGAGATCAATCGAGGGAGACAATCATGCGCCTGAACCTGATCAAGACACTTATCGGTACCGCCTTTGCCCTTGCACTCACCTCCGCTGTGGCCGAGGCCGACGTCGTCGTTTCCTCAAAGATCGACACGGAAGGCAGCGTTCTCGGCAACATCATGCTCGCCGTCCTGAATGCCAACAACATCAAGACCACGGATCGCGTGCAGCTTGGTGCTACCCCGGTCGTGCGCAAGGCGATTACCGCCGGCGAAATCGACATCTATCCGGAATATACCGGCAACGCGGCCTTCTTCTTCGAAAAAGCTGATGACCCGGCTTGGAAGGACGCCGCCAAGGCCTATGAGCAGGCGAAGAAACTCGATTACGAGGCGAACAAGATCGTCTGGCTGACGCCGTCCCCCGCCAACAACACCTGGGCTATCGCACTGCGCAAGGATGTTGCCGAGAAAAACAATCTCAAAACACTTTCCGACTTCGGCAAATATGTCAGCAGCGGTGGCGAGGTCGTGCTGGCGGCCTCCTCCGAATTCGTCAATTCCGCAGCCGCGCTGCCCGCCTTCCAGACGACATACTCCTTCACTCTAAAACCGGAGCAGCTCATCACACTTTCGGGCGGAGACACCGCGGCAACGATCGCCGCTGCGGCAAACCAGACGAATGGCGCCAATGCAGCGATGGTATACGGTACGGACGGCGGTATCGCCCCCTCTGGTCTCGTCGTGCTCGAGGACGACAAGAACGTGCAGCCGGTCTATCAGCCGACGCCGATTATCCGCGAAGCGGTTCTGAAGGAAAATCCGGAGATAGAAAGCCTGCTGAAGCCGGTCTTCGAAAAGCTTGACCTGGTGACGTTGCAGGAACTCAACGGCCGTGTGCAGGTCGGTGGCGAGCCCGCCAAGGCGGTCGCCGAGGATTTCCTCAAGAAGAACGGCTTCCTGAAATAACTTGACGAAGAGATAGGGCGCTGGTCGGATACCGCCGCCGCGCCCTTGTCCATTCGTAGAGCGGGGGCTCTCGAATGCTAATCTGGCCGGCTTGAAGGAAAGGAACGCATGCCTCTCCGTTTCGACAAGCTCGGCGTGATCATAGCTGGCCTCGCACTCTACGGCGCATCTCTTGCTCCTTTCGCAACATTTCGGGCCAATCGCATCGTCCAGGGCGAAGCGAAGTCTGTCCTGGAGGCCTTGCCGCCATCGCTTGCATATTTCCTTCTCGCCCTAGTCATCTTGGCTGCCGGCGTTGCCCTTCTCAAAACTGCGAGCCTCTTGAGGATGAGTGCGGCCTTCGCGGTTCTTGTCGCGCTGGGCATGCTGATCGGGATCGCGGCGGGCCACCTGACACCACCGGAGAATACCTATGCCCGCGTTTCTCCGGCCTCCGGTTTCTGGGTCGTGGTCTTCGCCTTCTCGCTTCTGCTCGCCGATGGGCTGACGCGCCTCAATCCGGGCCCGATCGTCCGGGTTCTGTTCCTCACCGCGGTGCTAGCGCTCGCGGGCGGAATGCTGGTCGCCGGCGGCTGGGCCGGGCTTTCGATGCTGAAGGAATACGCCAGCCGCGCTGACATTTTCTGGACGGAGGCCGGCCGTCACGTGACGCTTGCGCTCGGATCGCTCGCCGCCGCGACCGTTGTTGGATTGCCGCTCGGCATCCTCTGCCATCGCGTCGAAAGCCTCCGCGCCGGCGTGCTGAACGTCCTGAACGCCATTCAAACGATTCCGTCGATCGCCCTTTTCGGCATTCTGATCGCTCCGCTTGGCTGGATCGCGGCGCATGTTCCGGGCGCCGCGGCGGTCGGCATTCGCGGCATAGGGGTCGCTCCTGCCTTTGTCGCGCTTTTTCTCTATTCCTTGCTGCCGGTGGTCGCCAATACGGTCGTCGGGCTTGCCGGCGTGCCCCGCGACGCAAATGATGCCGCGCGCGGCGTCGGCATGACCGATTGGCAAAGGCTTGCCCGCATCGAATTTCCGCTGGCCTTCCCCGTGATCCTCACCGGAATACGCATTGTGCTCGTTCAGAATATCGGGCTTGCCACGATCGCCGCCCTGATAGGCGGCGGCGGCTTTGGCGTCTTCGTCTTTCAGGGTATTGGCCAGACGGCCATGGACCTCGTGCTGCTCGGCGCGGTGCCGACCGTCGTCCTCGCCTTCGCGGCGGCTATCATCCTCGATGCTCTGATCGAAATGACTTTACCGACCCGCAACCATGGCAGCGCCGCATGATCGAGATCAAGCACATTACCAAACGTTACGGAGACACGGCCGTGGTCAGCGACGTGTCGCTAACGGTCGAACCGCATACGATCACGGTCGTCGTTGGCACGTCGGGGTCTGGCAAGACCACGCTGGTGAGAATGGTCAACCGCTTGGTCGAGCCGACCTCGGGGACCATCAGCATCGATGGCGAAGACAATCGCTCCGTGCCGGATTTCGAGCTGCGCCGCCGCATCGGCTACGCCATCCAGGGCCACGGACTGTTTCCGCACAGGACGGTCGCTCAGAACATCGCCACCGTGCCGACACTTCTTGGCTGGGAGAAGGCGCGCATCAATGCCAAAGTCGAAGAACTGCTGACGCTTTTCCAGCTCGATCCGGACACGTTCGGTCCGCGCTACCCTCATGAGCTTTCGGGCGGCCAGCAACAGCGGGTCGGCGTAGCGCGCGCGCTTGCGGCAGAACCCAACGTGCTGTTGATGGATGAACCTTTCGGCGCCCTCGATCCCATCATCCGGGCCAAGGCGCAGGACGACCTGATCGCCATACAGAAACATTTTCGCACGACGATCATCCTGGTCACTCACGACATGGAAGAGGCTTTTCATCTGGCCGATAAGATCGCCGTGATGGACAAAGGCGAAGTCGTGCAATACGCGACGCCGGCCGAGATGCTGGTCGAGCCTGCCACGCCTTTCGTGGAGACTTTGATCGGCGCGAGCGAAAGACCGTTCCGGTTGCTGTCGATCGAAACGGCAGGTGATGCCGTCGAGCCCGGTTCGGCCGAGGGCACGCCGATACCGGCGACACTCAGCCAGCGGGATGCGCTTTCCGAGCTCCTGTGGTCGGGACGGTCGGTGCTGCCGGTCGCGGCACCCGATGGCGCGATCATCGGCAAGATCAGTCTCGAAGCCTTGGTAAAGCGCGCGGCGAGACCGCAATGATGGCGCGGTTGCCCAATCTCGCTCGGTTGCCCAATCTCACTCGGCTGGCAGTTCTTGTGCTGTTGCTGATATTCCTGCTGCAGCCCATCTGGTTTGAGCCCTTGCTGCGGCCGCTCGTGCAGGAGAATGCGCCCGCGGTCTACAACCAGGGCAGCCTGTTCTGGCTCACGGTCCTGCATCTTCGAACGGTATTTGTCGCCACGCTCGCGGCAACGCTCGTTGCAGTCGCGCTGGCAATCGTCGTGACGCGCAAGGCGGGCGCCGAATTCCTGCCGCTCTCGCGCAGCCTCGTCAATATCGGCCAGACGTTCCCACCGGTGGCCGTTCTCGCACTGGCGGTGCCGATTTTCGGTTTCGGCGAAAAGCCGACCCTGATTGCCCTTTTTCTTTATGGCCTGCTGCCGATCTTCGAGAATGCGCTTACCGGCCTGACGACATTGCCGCCCGCGGTGATGGAAGCTGCACACGGGGCGGGCATGACCGAGCGCCAGCGCCTCATCAAGATCGAGCTTCCGCTGGCGTTGCCAGTGATCCTGACGGGCATACGCCTTTCCGTCGTCATCAGTCTCGCAACCGCAACGATCGGCTCGACCGTTGCCGCCAAGACGCTCGGCGAAGTCATCATCGCCGGATTGCAGTCGAACAACCTCGCCTTTGTGCTGCAGGGTGGGTTGATTGTGGCCGCACTCGCGGTCCTCATCCACGACGCGCTTCAGGCTTTGGAGCGTGCGCTCTCCGGTCGCGTCCACGCCTAGCTAGAAAGCACCGCTGTGGCGCTCCGCGCCCGCTCGCTTGCAACGGCTTCGATACGCGTCAAAGTCGTAGTCGCGAACGAGCCGTCCGCTAGATCCTGCGTGCCCTATGAAAATGAATTTCAGGTTTTGCCCGATTGCTCGGTTTTTTGTTGACGCAATGAAAAATCTATCCCAGTCTGCGAAAATAAATTACGCCATAAGGGAACGGCACAGCATGAAAGTCGGGATAATCGGACTCGGATTCCGTCTCGGGTATCTGGGCTATGTCTTCAAGGCGGTCGACGAAAGCTTCGAGATAGTGGGCTATGTCGATCCGGCACCCGCCGGCCTGGCCAGTCTCGCGGAGAAAGGTATCTCTCCAGGCAAGGCCTATGCCTCGCCGCAGGAACTGATTGCCGGCGAGAAGCTCGATCTCCTGATGATCGGTTCACCGAACCACATGCATCTCGATCATATCCGCCTCGGTCTCGAAGCGGGGCTGAAGGTTTTCTGCGAAAAGCCGATCGTCAGCACGATCGAGCAAAGCCTGGAACTTGCGCAGCTCCTGGCGAAACATGGGCATGATCGCCTGATGGTCGGTCTTGTCCTGCGCTATGCACCGATGTATCGCGATCTGCGTAACGCCCAGTCCGCGGGAACGCTCGGTGAGATCGTTTCCATCGAAGCCGCAGAGCACATCGAACCCTATCATGGCGCATTCTTCATGCGTGATTGGCGCCGCTACGGACGCTACGCAGGCAGCTTCATGCTCGAGAAATGCTGCCATGATCTTGATCTCTATAATGGCGTTGTCGGTGCGCGGCCGGAGCGCGTAGCGAGCTTCGGCGGCCGCAAGAGTTTCGTTCCGGCGAATGACCCCGCCCGTGACGGCATCAACGACCTGGAGCTCTTCCACCGCAAACCGAGCGGATGGCTCGGATCGGACAAGGTCTTCGACAGCGACGGCGACATCATCGACTACCAGGTTGCGATCATCGAATACGCCAATGGCGTCGCCATGAATTTTCACACCAATCTCAACGTGCCGGACCAGTTCCGCCGCTTCTGCGTGATGGGGTCGCGCGGCATGGCGGAAGGCGACTTCATTCGCGGCTATCTCGATGTGCATGAGGTGCTTTCCGGCAAGAAGGTTCTTGAGAAGAAATATCGCAAGGAGACGGCACTTTCACAGCACTACGGTGCGGACGAGGAGATGGCGGCCGACATTCTGGCTCACGTCAAGAACGGCGCTTCGTTGCCTGTTTCGCCGCTCGATGCGCTCGAGGCAGGTATCCTCGCGCTTTCCATGGATGAGGCGCGGTCGAGGAGGACGGTCGTCGACCTGCGCCCGCTCT is a window of Sinorhizobium numidicum DNA encoding:
- the osmF gene encoding glycine betaine ABC transporter substrate-binding protein OsmF; the protein is MRLNLIKTLIGTAFALALTSAVAEADVVVSSKIDTEGSVLGNIMLAVLNANNIKTTDRVQLGATPVVRKAITAGEIDIYPEYTGNAAFFFEKADDPAWKDAAKAYEQAKKLDYEANKIVWLTPSPANNTWAIALRKDVAEKNNLKTLSDFGKYVSSGGEVVLAASSEFVNSAAALPAFQTTYSFTLKPEQLITLSGGDTAATIAAAANQTNGANAAMVYGTDGGIAPSGLVVLEDDKNVQPVYQPTPIIREAVLKENPEIESLLKPVFEKLDLVTLQELNGRVQVGGEPAKAVAEDFLKKNGFLK
- a CDS encoding ABC transporter permease, translated to MPLRFDKLGVIIAGLALYGASLAPFATFRANRIVQGEAKSVLEALPPSLAYFLLALVILAAGVALLKTASLLRMSAAFAVLVALGMLIGIAAGHLTPPENTYARVSPASGFWVVVFAFSLLLADGLTRLNPGPIVRVLFLTAVLALAGGMLVAGGWAGLSMLKEYASRADIFWTEAGRHVTLALGSLAAATVVGLPLGILCHRVESLRAGVLNVLNAIQTIPSIALFGILIAPLGWIAAHVPGAAAVGIRGIGVAPAFVALFLYSLLPVVANTVVGLAGVPRDANDAARGVGMTDWQRLARIEFPLAFPVILTGIRIVLVQNIGLATIAALIGGGGFGVFVFQGIGQTAMDLVLLGAVPTVVLAFAAAIILDALIEMTLPTRNHGSAA
- a CDS encoding ABC transporter ATP-binding protein, coding for MIEIKHITKRYGDTAVVSDVSLTVEPHTITVVVGTSGSGKTTLVRMVNRLVEPTSGTISIDGEDNRSVPDFELRRRIGYAIQGHGLFPHRTVAQNIATVPTLLGWEKARINAKVEELLTLFQLDPDTFGPRYPHELSGGQQQRVGVARALAAEPNVLLMDEPFGALDPIIRAKAQDDLIAIQKHFRTTIILVTHDMEEAFHLADKIAVMDKGEVVQYATPAEMLVEPATPFVETLIGASERPFRLLSIETAGDAVEPGSAEGTPIPATLSQRDALSELLWSGRSVLPVAAPDGAIIGKISLEALVKRAARPQ
- a CDS encoding ABC transporter permease, whose product is MARLPNLARLPNLTRLAVLVLLLIFLLQPIWFEPLLRPLVQENAPAVYNQGSLFWLTVLHLRTVFVATLAATLVAVALAIVVTRKAGAEFLPLSRSLVNIGQTFPPVAVLALAVPIFGFGEKPTLIALFLYGLLPIFENALTGLTTLPPAVMEAAHGAGMTERQRLIKIELPLALPVILTGIRLSVVISLATATIGSTVAAKTLGEVIIAGLQSNNLAFVLQGGLIVAALAVLIHDALQALERALSGRVHA
- a CDS encoding Gfo/Idh/MocA family protein, with protein sequence MKVGIIGLGFRLGYLGYVFKAVDESFEIVGYVDPAPAGLASLAEKGISPGKAYASPQELIAGEKLDLLMIGSPNHMHLDHIRLGLEAGLKVFCEKPIVSTIEQSLELAQLLAKHGHDRLMVGLVLRYAPMYRDLRNAQSAGTLGEIVSIEAAEHIEPYHGAFFMRDWRRYGRYAGSFMLEKCCHDLDLYNGVVGARPERVASFGGRKSFVPANDPARDGINDLELFHRKPSGWLGSDKVFDSDGDIIDYQVAIIEYANGVAMNFHTNLNVPDQFRRFCVMGSRGMAEGDFIRGYLDVHEVLSGKKVLEKKYRKETALSQHYGADEEMAADILAHVKNGASLPVSPLDALEAGILALSMDEARSRRTVVDLRPLWDRFDEALHARAA